From Micropterus dolomieu isolate WLL.071019.BEF.003 ecotype Adirondacks linkage group LG21, ASM2129224v1, whole genome shotgun sequence:
TCATAGACCCATTTAGTCATGTCaacttacttcttctttttaactcaaatagctctgacaagttttggattttgaactcaactgtatgagttttagaaagttaaacttgcattaattcattgtgttgactatttgacacttttgtcgtgttgattcaacttacgtatgtaagttatcagttgaaaaaaaaggcGAGAGTATGAGGATTGCCTAGGTGCTGcgtcttttgagtttgagaaaaacatatacataatcaactaattattagggTTTAGCAAGTACTCAGTTAAAACGAGTATCCGGTACAGATACTTCTTAtgagtatcatcagagtaaaatgtgccAATATCttatatatatcatataaatatatgaatataaaaaaatcaattactattctctgaagctcaattctgaggctgttctgtaaatggttttctaataaatatagcaagttctgataaaaatttcaggcttaaataactTCCAGTTAATACCACCCACTTATAGATTAAGCCCCGCCAAATCtgagtacagatacagaaaatTTGGTGTTCTTGCTCACCCCTgctaattatacactgcagataagtcatatattcaaattccaaAGAAAATATAGACACTTCTGTGGTAAACATGTTCTATGTTCGTTAGACAAGTGAAAGCAAGTTTCCTTGAATGGACAATGTAATATAGatagttgttttaactcacagtattaagttcaaacaacaaattatcattaattaaacaaattgtataacgtaacatcatgagttgaaacaaagcttttcttaaagttgagtttactcacatttttaaggcagcaattgaacttaagtttttaagttgaaccacctagataatttttacagtgtatgtatgtgcgcATGTGCATGTATGAGACCATCATCATAAACTTAATAATTTATTCACAGGCATCACTGTACatttttttatggttaataCAACATTTGGCCAAGGGACATTTGAAAAATCTCATTTTGGCTAACATTGGCACAGGTCAATATATAAACTTGTATATACCGACCGGTAGAGTAGCTGAGGACTTTGACATTTGGGTCCTCCTCAGCCAGTACCGTGAACATCATCTTTCTGGCTGCTTTGGCAGTGCAGTACAGCACCCCAGGAGGGAAAGGCCTTCACCATGCTCCATCGCATGCCTTGTCTGCATGGAAATACCTGCAGGATTCCTGCAGTCAGTGCCAGAGCAGAGCTAATGTTGAGGGACAGATAGGAGTTCACCTCATCAGCATCAGTGAAACTTACAACTTACGGGAAATGTCACCCAGTGAGGCtaggagcagagagaaaaagagagagcatGAGTCGGTGTGGGGAAGTATGTGGAAAGATAATACAACAAAAGAATTAACCAGCATTGTTGATAAGAAGCACATGATCTGTTTCATTTATAGCTTCCTGCCTTGCCACCCTGACTGTTTCATTCACCCCCTCTCTCGTGCTGAGATTGACAGCTATGTAGAGAACCACCAGCTGCTGTTCCTCAGTGAAGCTCTGCAGCTTGTCCTTCATGTCTTGCAGCAGAGTTTTAGAGCGAGCTACCAGCAGGAGGACAGAGCCGGGCTTCAGCAAGTGGGACACGTGGATGgacacaaaatgtttgtttgcttgtctttttgtcttttgttcttATGTTATATTTTTCTACAACCTGATCACTTACTTTGTGTGCCACCACCTGTCCAAATCCCTTGGAGGCTCCTGTGATGATACAGAAGCACCGGTCCAGAGTCCTGGGGTTCAAAGAGCAAATGTCTGGCATCCTGTCAAGTTTTCTCTGGTGGTGTAAGTGATGGTCAGTgaaaaaagtggaaaaaaagggGATATGAAAAGAGACTTAcatcaaatgtgaaatgaatagaGACCACTGCTTTTGTCAGCATGTGAGAAGGATGTGAATGCTGAGCTGCTTTTATAACCCAACATAACCATGAAGAACTAATGGACGTCACGTGTTATATTTCACAGTGACAAGAGAATTAAGAGAAAAGTAGTATTAACTGAGTGCCACATTAGTAAATAGAATATTCATATGTTTAAAGgacttacatttttaaaaatacattatttgatccagaataattaaaatgacaattgcACAActtctttaaaacaaaaaagtttttgACTAGCATCATTTCACTATAAATCTAATAAAGAACTTTATAAACTTGCATTTATGGACAACAAATCATAGAGACCCTAAAACATTTTTGGATATAATATTAAACACTTAAAATGCCAAGACAAGAACATGCAATAAAACTGCAAAACTACAATAAAGAATGATCATCCTTTCATGCATTCCATGATTTATATGAGAGAAAATTACCACAGGCTGTGTTTAAGTGAATTGATACGCTAGCTTGTTTATGTTAAATGACTGACATAATCAATTGAAATAGCTCTTGCATCTCAGCAAAAGAAGATCCATGAACTGCATGTCTATATGAGCTATTTCCTGGATACAATGTACTTTCACTCTGAATGCAggctcccccaaaacacattttcatgcgcaGTGAGTGCAGAGTGCGCACAGATAGGCAGGTATGCCAGCTGTTCTtattacaaatgtgttttttttttcatttttgtgttagTGCATTTGTTTCATTAATTGCTGTTGGGATGcaaagatttaaataaattcCATACCCTAGTTTTGGCCCCAAACAAATGGAATTAAAAACTGACATTACATGAAATTAGAGAAATTATTATTCTTAATAAACACCAAACAACAATTTATCTTACTCCCCTCTAGttgacagacacaaaataaatgagGAGAACAGAGATATACAAAGAAATGGGGTCCAGTTTAGCTGAGCTGGGTGGAAAAAATCATAGCGCTCAATAGTGGCCAAAGGGAGTCAGAGAATCCCTGGAGACCTGAGAGGTCCCCCCCAATCCCACCCCCACCCATGCTTACAGCAGTATTGCAGCTGCCAGTCAGTGGCAGTACAAGTTGCCAGCAAATAGACACCACTGCCCCCTAATGGACAGTCAAGAGAATCTCTTTAAAAATTGCCGATTTGATTGTATAGAGACTACAATGGcctaaaaaataaatttgtggATTTGGGCAACTATACCATAGAGCATTACACTACCTTATCCTATATTACATTAGAAAACTGGGTTGGGGAGTAAGTAAACGCATTATATCAGATCACAgtactattactactattaaCAGACGCTCTGGAAATGTGAtcactttttaattaaattctgTAGAAAATCACTTATTGGATCATGCAGAAAATAGTCTGAAGTAAGTTAATGCAGTCATCAGGGTCAGAGTACTACTGGTCCTCTATTCTACCAGGTACCTACATTCAGCTATTACTGACTAGCCAGTACCAGTATTTGTTAGTCTGCACATATTTTGACACAGCAGGAAAAGATGTCTCTAATAACATTAATGCTATTATGTGTAGCTGTTCCTAGCAAAGCCCGGCTTTTGTGCATGGTGTTTAACTGGCATTTCCAGGACACTTTATTTAAACCAAGTCATTAATGTTAATTAGGTGGTGGTATGGtaatggtgcagtggataagacaaatgcctttggtttgagagacctgggttcaatccaccacctctgacatacatagcaattgtatttgtattgtacaTGTATTTGTTACACTTGTGTTTTTCCGTATTTACCaagtctgctgtgaaaaacaaatgtcgACCTGAAACCATTAAAAGGCCTGTGGTAACCTCCCTCAGTTACACACATGACACTGTAACCCTGACATGAATGTATGTAAGACTTCTTTCCacttaatataaataacaataaaaataaatgctttcTAAAAACTCCTACCATGGACTTTTGGATTTACTCTGCATGTGTGCTTTGTGCCTGGGATGTTCCCCTCCCATCCTGCAGGGTGCACACTGGTGCTCATTTTCCTCACCACTTCAGCAGGGGGGAGGACAAGCAAAAGAGAAGAATGAGGATGTAACAAccacaaagatacaaaaaagCGCACAAAGCCATAATTAAGTGATTCAAAAATACATCGGGAACAAGAGCTCTACAGTGGGCTGCACATGAGATAAAAAACTTTGAG
This genomic window contains:
- the sprb gene encoding LOW QUALITY PROTEIN: sepiapterin reductase b (The sequence of the model RefSeq protein was modified relative to this genomic sequence to represent the inferred CDS: inserted 3 bases in 2 codons; deleted 2 bases in 1 codon), with the protein product MRKLDRMPDICSLNPRTLDRCFCIITGASKGFGQVVAHKVSHLLKPGSVLLLVARSKTLLQDMKDKLQSFTEEQQLVVLYIAVNLSTREGVNETVRVARQEAINETDHVLLINNAASLGDISRVVSFTDADEVNSYLSLNISSALALTAGILQVFPCRQGMRWSMVXRPFPPGVLYCTAKAARKMMFTVLAEEDPNVKVLSYSTGPMETEMQKDIQRXGVSNDLFPCQESVAKLMKLLLDNDFSSGALLDVFEV